One window from the genome of Populus alba chromosome 15, ASM523922v2, whole genome shotgun sequence encodes:
- the LOC118037347 gene encoding uncharacterized protein, producing MPSLSLTKHKEMPVFAESSSTATIADQIKLRKHRELQPISTETDPNPHISRTSKSNTIISSLFHSHFTATPPDQTMKKGATFRGLGCTAGAAQQVSVPAVIRSSGGWEGKRVKKKKGHQKRKKESLKLSSDNNNNSNNSNGDGDLSGDGALGNCMVMQDVWCGPGIGFSGADAVVGSVDCVVVRRNASSGRGKIDEGEKFNQRERERDRERGRERERPCLTRRAAVNPETPSFLDTDPAFVTSRPEIEVFGTRYYRHIRHPSPDGPARMMMLPNSFIMGGRLDRFSNWRLDIDHMTYEQLLELGDRIGYVNTGLKEDEISSCVKKINPSIIKELPSHLPMTLEKKCSICQDEFEEADELGKLDCGHGFHIQCIKKWLAQKNTCPVCKTEPVARA from the exons ATGCCCTCCCTCTCATTGACAAAGCACAAAGAAATGCCGGTTTTTGCAGAGAGCAGCAGTACAGCAACTATAGCTGACCAAATCAAGCTAAGGAAACACAGAGAGCTGCAACCCATTTCAACTGAAACAGATCCAAACCCACATATCTCTAGGACCTCCAAATCCAATACAATAATCTCCTCTCTCTTCCACTCTCACTTCACTGCAACCCCGCCTGACCAAACAATGAAGAAAGGTGCAACCTTTAGAGGCCTAGGATGCACTGCTGGAGCAGCACAGCAGGTGTCGGTGCCGGCGGTGATAAGGTCATCGGGTGGCTGGGAAGGGAAAAGGGTCAAGAAGAAAAAGGGTCatcagaaaagaaagaaagaaagcttgAAGCTTTCCagtgacaacaacaacaatagtaataatagcaATGGTGATGGTGATCTTAGTGGAGATGGTGCTCTTGGGAATTGCATGGTTATGCAAGATGTTTGGTGTGGACCTGGAATTGGGTTTTCAGGTGCTGATGCTGTTGTTGGGTCAGTTGACTGTGTTGTCGTTAGAAGGAACGCGTCATCTGGAAGAGGGAAGATTGATGAAGGAGAGAAATTTAATCaaagggaaagagagagagatagagagagggggagagagagagag CGTCCTTGTTTAACTAGGCGGGCTGCAGTGAATCCTGAAACCCCCTCGTTTCTGGATACTGATCCTGCTTTTGTAACATCTCGTCCTGAAATAGAAGTTTTTGGAACTCGGTATTATCGCCATATCCGACATCCTTCCCCAGATGGACCTGCTAGG ATGATGATGCTCCCAAATAGTTTTATCATGGGAGGAAGATTGGATCGATTTAGCAACTGGAGACTTGATATTGATCACATGACATATGAG CAACTGCTCGAGTTAGGTGATAGAATTGGTTATGTGAATACTGGATTGAAAGAAGATGAGATCAGCAGCTGTGTCAAGAAAATTAATCCCTCAATCATCAAAGAACTGCCATCACATTTACCCATGACATTGGAAAAGAAATGCAGCATTTGTCAG GATGAATTCGAAGAAGCTGATGAGTTGGGCAAACTAGATTGTGGACATGGCTTTCACATACAGTGTATAAAGAAATGGCTTGCACAGAAAAATACATGCCCGGTCTGTAAAACTGAACCAGTGGCTCGAGCCTAG
- the LOC118037346 gene encoding uncharacterized protein, whose amino-acid sequence MMRRFLPRNVTLYARHLLQSSPHPNPTIPNPSLAASTHPRIRFYSDSSNNTPPEPLPESSALAELKKKDDSDEVKDVSNKELREMMDKYFKGDGELLPSIMEAVLQRKLSRKHEETDDELMEELRMKPLSDVDAEEFQSDFDELYETDKELNDLCDAKEYVVKKMMQDQYFNMDDKKWDEMVKEAMDHGFIKDTKECEEILEDMLSWDKLLPDDIKEKVEKKFNELGDMCEREEIEAEEAYELFKKFEDELVMEYVKKMEAEGPPQFDEATVPDKKKHLDDPPGVGPIIRWQTRVVFAPGGDAWHPKNRKVKMSVTVKELGLSKPQFRRLRELVGKRYHPGRDELTITSERFEHREENRKDCLRTLFALIEEAGKATKLAEEARVSYCKDRLRANPAFMVRLHSKITGQGSNTISA is encoded by the exons atgaTGAGAAGATTTCTACCAAGAAATGTCACTCTCTACGCTCGCCATCTCCTTCAGTCTTCTCCCCACCCCAACCCCACAATCCCCAACCCCTCCCTCGCTGCTTCAACACACCCCAGAATCAGGTTCTACTCCGACTCGTCCAACAATACCCCTCCTGAACCACTCCCTGAATCTTCAGCTCTAGCGGAActgaaaaagaaagatgattctGATGAAGTTAAGGATGTGAGTAATAAAG AGCTAAGAGAGATGATGGATAAGTACTTCAAGGGGGACGGGGAATTGCTGCCTTCGATAATGGAAGCAGTTTTACAGAGAAAGTTATCGCGGAAGCATGAGGAGACCGATGATGAGTTGATGGAAGAACTTCGAATGAAGCCATTGAGTGATGTGGATGCTGAAGAGTTTCAATCGGATTTTGATGAACTGTACGAGACTGATAAGGAGCTCAATGATTTGTGTGATGCTAAAGAATATGTGGTGAAGAAAATGATGCAGGATCAATACTTCAATATGGATGACAAGAAGTGGGATGAAATGGTAAAGGAGGCGATGGACCATGGATTTATAAAGGATACAAAGGAGTGTGAAGAAATTCTGGAGGACATGCTTAGCTGGGATAAGCTCCTTCCAG atGACATAAAAGAGAAGGTGGAAAAGAAATTCAATGAACTGGGAGATATGTGTGAAAGAGAAGAGATTGAGGCTGAAGAAGCTTACGAGCTGTTCAAGAAATTTGAGGATGAGTTGGTCATGGAATATGTAAAGAAAATGGAAGCTGAAGGCCCACCACAGTTTGATGAGGCTACTGTTCCAGACAAGAAAAAGCACTTAGATGACCCACCAGGTGTGGGGCCAATTATTAGGTGGCAAACACGGGTAGTCTTTGCTCCAGGTGGTGATGCATGGCATCCCAAAAACCGAAAAGTGAAAATGTCTGTTACTGTCAAAGAACTTGGGCTTTCAAAACCTCAATTTAGACGGTTGAGGGAACTGGTTGGAAAAAGGTACCATCCTGGAAGAGATGAACTTACAATCACCAGTGAGAG GTTTGAACACCGAGAGGAAAACAGAAAAGATTGCCTTAGGACTCTCTTTGCACTCATTGAAGAAGCTGGGAAAGCTACCAAATTGGCAGAAGAAGCTCGAGTTTCGTATTGCAAGGACAGACTTAGAGCCAATCCAGCTTTCATGGTGAGGTTGCATTCCAAGATCACTGGGCAAGGATCTAACACCATTTCTGCTTGA